The Carassius gibelio isolate Cgi1373 ecotype wild population from Czech Republic chromosome B19, carGib1.2-hapl.c, whole genome shotgun sequence genomic interval CCAAATCCTGTTGCTACTGTTGGGGCTTCATATGCAACTCCTAACTTGTCCACATAACCAAGAAAGCTTAAGAgagaaacacaacaaaaaaacagtgcTCAATGAAATTTTAATTACAGCAGTCAACTCCAAGTCATCGAGTCACAAAACAGACATTACTTTCTATATAACTGCAAATGAAAAACCTCACTGAATAATAATTGTTGTAAACTGAACAAAAACTCACAGGTGAATAACTGAAATTATtctacatataaataataatgaattatacaACTACTATAAGTATTcattatatagtatttattacaCTTAAGTGCTTCAAAATACAGAATTGTTACAATATAGAATATGGTATAGAAAATAAGCGGTTTAAATTTTATATTGTCAAAAATATAAGCTATTAACATtcagtaaataaagtaaaataaatacatacaatacaCTCATGGAAAGTGAAGCATACTATATAGCAAATATCAACTGCCTGTTTTTTTCTCCATCACAAAATCTAACAGTAATACACCCCAGCTCTATGTATACTGTAATTACTATAGAGCAAAATGTAAACTACAATATCACCcagctctaatctgctaaatgTCACTATTAGATATGAAGATATTAggattttattataaacattaccACCATGAAACAAAATGtgtcttgtgaaaataaaataaatgtgacttgaatATTACACACTATAACAGTaattcaaaaaaatacataataattatctTTATAATGtttcatcaattaataatttgcACATTATAAATTCACCTCTTAGCAAACTTAATCACCAATATCTTACATCTAAATTTTTCAACCTGTTATTTGAGAGTGATTTCCATTAGATAAAATCAAgtctctttctccttctttctGTTTTCACTTCTTAATAAAactgattacaaaaaaaaactttaaaactttcATTCAAATGCAAATAATCTAGTTTATACACTCAACAGTAGTCGTCTGGACACTGTCCCACCTCTCTCCATTGTAAAATCCACCGATGACCACTGTGTTCCACAAGGGGTTCATCTTGCTGCGGCGGTTGTACATGACCCGCGTGAGCCAGGAGTGGATGGCTTTGGGGGTGTAGCTGTGTCCATCTCCAAGAAGTTCTTCATCAATCCTAAACAAACATAGATCGAGTTCAACCTTTAACGTTCACTGATATGAGGTCTCAAACCTGAAAAAGTATTCAACCAAATCATAAGCAAATGTGTGTGTACTTACACCATCTGCTCAATGACCTGTTTAAGGTACTGGTAGTCAGCATAGTCCCCCGAGGCTCCCAGGATGGTGTTGTTGTTGACCTTCATGAGTCGGGAGATGTTGCGGAAGCGCGCCAGAGAGCCGTAAGAGCCGAGCATGTCAGCAGCAATGATCACACCTCCAGTGAACTTCACCCCCAGCACTGATGTGCCCGTTACCATGGGGTTGCTGAGAAACATTCAACATTATACATTCAGAAAATACATGCATTTAACACTACCGTTCAAAGGTCTGAAAGATTTTTCGAgtgtcttatgttcaccaaggctgcatttatttgataaaaaaaaatgcagatttctATTAATTGGCCCTTTagattttgtaatgtatttttattttaatcattgtttttattaGTCTCATTTATGTCCACAATTATGCCAAGACATATATATTGTACTTCGCATATACTTCCACATATATGTTGTATataaataagcatattaaaaCACTGGTTTTGATATTTGCCGAATCATTAGCATTGTTGCTAACAAGCTAACTTAGCACTGGACCATTACACTCGTACTTTTTCACTAGATGAAGAGTGGAAAAAGAAAGAGATATAAATTACATTCAGAGTAACGTCAACAAATAACTTAtcgaatatatttttaaagatatatgaAGGAGACAGTTTCCGGGGTAAACAGCAGCTTTCCTCCATGATGATGCAGCAGAGAAAGGCAAATCGAAAGAACAAACTTACTGACTGCGATTTACTGAACTGACGAGTCGTGATgaacttacagtgtgtgtttgatggGTCCACATCCTGGAGCcgcactgctgctgctgttacccGGGAATGAATAAAACTGACCGGGTTTCGGTCCGTTCTCCCAGAAATTCAACTTCAATCCATTCGCCTCCATGTTCAGAACTGACGGAAATGACGGTACCGCTATGCGCTGCATGTAATACGCGCTAGGCATTGTGGGATATTgggttgtgtttttttatatggGCATTTCTTTAGATGTAGAATGGGTTCTGCTGGGAAATCAGTAGCCCTTATCAAAAGTGATGTTTTTGAAGTTTATATGTAaagctaaatataataataataataataataataataatacatatgaataaaaaaaaattaaaaatcaaattaatattttacttattaCTCAGGCTACATAAAATTAAGCAGAATATTAAAAATGGgttcagaataaaaaaagaacagttcaattattttatttttatttttattttgagtagTAAAGTCCTTTAACATTATGGTATTACTACTACACAAGACTTTGAGTTTACTGTTGTAGTATTAGATGTTATATAGCTTAGATGTTATTGTACTCATAAATCCAAAGCCAGTGCTCGAAACCCAAAGGAAATGAGATTTCTCTGCGAATGGCCTGTAACTTGTCGTGACTGAAC includes:
- the psmb4 gene encoding proteasome subunit beta type-4 — protein: MQRIAVPSFPSVLNMEANGLKLNFWENGPKPGQFYSFPGNSSSSAAPGCGPIKHTLNPMVTGTSVLGVKFTGGVIIAADMLGSYGSLARFRNISRLMKVNNNTILGASGDYADYQYLKQVIEQMVIDEELLGDGHSYTPKAIHSWLTRVMYNRRSKMNPLWNTVVIGGFYNGESFLGYVDKLGVAYEAPTVATGFGAYLAQPLMREVTENKVKITKDEARALIERCLKVLYYRDARSYNRHEIAIVTAEGVEIIGPLSSETNWDIAHLVSGFE